The Tepidibacter aestuarii genome contains a region encoding:
- a CDS encoding ArsB/NhaD family transporter, protein MDTQTLIALVIFITTYAFIVSEKIDRTAISFLGASCLILFGVLNEEEAIHFIDFNTIGLLVGMMIIVSILKTTGLFQYIAIKSAKLSKGEPLTIMIVFCFVTAVLSAFLDNVTTVLLIAPVTLVITDTLNLNPIPFLVPQIIASNIGGTATLVGDPPNIMIGSAANIGFLDFILNTGPIAFIILIITLFLFNIIYKKQLIVSDDVKKKIFKFDEKLAITNKTLLTKCLSILFLVMIGLMTHQYFGLESSSIALIGASIMLIVSKSNVEETLHSIEWTTIFFFMFLFILVGGLEKVGVIDEIAKVIVSFSKDNLPLATILLLWAAAILSSFLDNIPFVATMIPLITKISLLSNMNVMPLWWALSLGACLGGNGSLIGASANVIVAGILKKNNHEVSFVEYMKIGFPLMIISIILSTIYLWIFYV, encoded by the coding sequence ATGGATACACAAACGCTAATAGCTTTGGTAATATTTATAACTACTTATGCATTTATAGTTTCTGAAAAAATCGATAGAACGGCTATATCTTTTCTGGGAGCCTCGTGCCTTATACTGTTTGGTGTACTAAATGAAGAAGAAGCAATTCATTTTATAGACTTTAACACAATAGGGCTTTTAGTTGGAATGATGATTATTGTAAGTATACTCAAAACAACAGGCCTATTCCAGTATATAGCTATTAAATCAGCTAAGCTTTCAAAAGGCGAACCTCTTACTATAATGATTGTATTTTGTTTTGTAACAGCAGTTTTATCAGCTTTTCTAGATAATGTTACCACAGTTCTTTTAATAGCACCAGTTACACTAGTTATAACAGATACTCTTAATCTTAACCCCATTCCATTTTTAGTACCTCAAATAATCGCTTCTAATATAGGTGGTACAGCTACATTAGTAGGTGATCCTCCTAATATAATGATTGGTAGTGCGGCAAATATTGGATTTTTGGATTTTATATTAAATACAGGTCCAATTGCTTTTATCATATTAATTATTACCCTATTTTTGTTTAATATAATCTATAAAAAACAATTAATAGTTTCTGATGATGTTAAGAAAAAAATATTTAAATTCGATGAAAAATTAGCTATAACAAATAAAACTCTTTTAACAAAATGTCTATCTATATTATTTTTAGTTATGATAGGTCTTATGACACACCAATATTTCGGACTTGAATCTTCATCAATCGCTTTAATAGGTGCATCTATCATGCTAATTGTAAGTAAATCAAATGTTGAAGAAACTCTTCATTCAATCGAATGGACCACAATATTTTTCTTTATGTTTTTATTTATACTAGTTGGAGGACTTGAAAAAGTAGGAGTTATAGATGAAATTGCAAAAGTTATAGTTTCTTTTTCAAAGGATAACTTACCTCTTGCAACAATACTTCTTCTTTGGGCTGCTGCTATATTATCTTCGTTCCTTGATAATATACCATTTGTAGCAACTATGATACCTCTTATAACAAAGATTTCTTTATTGTCTAATATGAATGTAATGCCTCTTTGGTGGGCGCTATCTCTTGGAGCTTGTCTTGGAGGGAATGGTTCTTTAATAGGAGCTTCTGCAAATGTAATAGTTGCTGGAATTCTTAAGAAGAACAATCATGAGGTATCTTTTGTTGAATATATGAAGATAGGATTTCCGCTTATGATTATATCTATTATACTTAGTACAATATATTTATGGATATTCTATGTTTAA
- a CDS encoding DUF2179 domain-containing protein — MGSILGYLFIFMARCTDVSMATIRTIMVVRGKKMQAAMIGFVEIIIYILAINKVLTGMDNMLNVFFYAMGFAAGNYIGILIEEKMAIGTLIAQIITKRDIDKFSSYLREKGFGVTVTEGHGKEGKISILNVVLNRKDIRNFEVCVDKYDKDAFITIMDARNIKGGYFKKRQGIGIKKK, encoded by the coding sequence ATGGGATCAATTTTAGGATATCTTTTCATATTTATGGCAAGATGTACAGATGTATCTATGGCTACAATAAGAACTATAATGGTAGTTAGAGGTAAAAAAATGCAAGCTGCTATGATAGGTTTTGTAGAGATAATAATATATATACTTGCTATAAACAAGGTTTTAACTGGTATGGATAATATGCTAAATGTTTTTTTCTATGCAATGGGATTTGCCGCAGGTAACTATATAGGTATATTGATAGAAGAAAAAATGGCTATAGGAACACTTATAGCTCAAATTATAACTAAAAGAGATATAGATAAATTTTCTTCTTATTTGAGAGAAAAAGGTTTTGGAGTTACGGTTACAGAAGGTCACGGAAAAGAAGGTAAAATAAGCATTTTAAATGTAGTATTAAATAGAAAAGATATTAGAAATTTTGAGGTTTGTGTAGATAAATACGATAAAGATGCATTCATAACTATAATGGATGCTAGAAATATAAAGGGTGGATACTTTAAAAAAAGACAGGGAATAGGAATTAAGAAGAAATAA
- a CDS encoding metallophosphoesterase family protein, which yields MKIGVIGDTHRNYKYIDKAIECLKECELILHTGDNFQDSKYINEITGVDTIGIRGNCDFEDVEDEIVFDVGGYRIFLCHGHKYDIKYSLRSIKRRALELNVDIVIFGHSHIPVNYKEDNILFLNPGSISLPRGNSSRQFITMNIDGGVHIQDIILSES from the coding sequence ATGAAGATAGGTGTAATAGGAGATACACATAGAAACTATAAGTATATAGATAAAGCTATAGAGTGCTTAAAAGAATGTGAGTTAATACTTCATACTGGAGATAATTTTCAAGACTCTAAGTATATTAACGAAATCACAGGAGTAGATACTATAGGAATAAGAGGAAATTGTGATTTTGAAGATGTTGAGGACGAGATTGTATTTGATGTTGGAGGTTATAGAATATTTTTATGCCATGGTCACAAATACGATATAAAGTACTCATTGAGAAGTATAAAAAGAAGAGCTCTAGAATTAAACGTAGATATAGTTATATTTGGACATTCTCATATACCTGTAAATTATAAAGAGGATAACATATTGTTTTTAAACCCTGGAAGTATATCGCTTCCTAGAGGAAATAGCAGCAGACAATTTATTACTATGAATATAGATGGTGGAGTTCATATTCAAGATATAATTTTGTCCGAAAGCTAA
- the rph gene encoding ribonuclease PH, producing MNRIDGRRNDQLRNIKITRDYTKYAEGSVLIEMGETKVLCNASIEEKVPPFLKNTGSGWITAEYSMLPRSTHSRKIRESSRGKVDGRTQEIQRLIGRTLRSVIDLKGIGERTIWIDCDVIQADGGTRTASITGSFVAMIDALHKLYIDKKIKKIPVKSFVSAISVGIYNGENILDLCYEEDSQAQVDMNIVMTNKDEFVEVQGTAEGFPFKKQQFHELLELGEIGNRILIQEQKNALGDITKLILGDKTDVVIATSNAHKLEEIGKILRGFKVKILSMKSMGLAGLEIEENGTTFEENALIKAREVSRRTGRIAIADDSGLIVDAIGGKPGIYSARFAGENATDNDNNEKLLKMMTNVNMSDRTARFVSAIAVVFPNGEEFTVRGTCEGKIGFERKGTNGFGYDPLFIVNRYDKAFGELPAEIKNSISHRANALEKMKEEFGKRLK from the coding sequence TTGAATAGAATAGATGGAAGAAGAAATGATCAACTTAGAAATATAAAGATAACAAGAGATTATACAAAATATGCAGAAGGTTCTGTTCTTATAGAGATGGGAGAAACTAAGGTTTTATGTAATGCATCTATTGAGGAGAAGGTTCCTCCGTTTTTAAAAAATACTGGGAGTGGATGGATAACTGCTGAGTATTCTATGCTTCCAAGATCTACTCATAGCAGAAAAATTAGAGAATCTTCAAGAGGTAAAGTTGATGGAAGAACTCAAGAAATTCAAAGACTTATAGGAAGAACTTTAAGATCTGTAATAGATTTAAAAGGTATAGGTGAGAGAACTATATGGATAGACTGCGATGTTATTCAGGCTGATGGTGGTACTAGAACTGCATCTATAACTGGTTCTTTTGTAGCTATGATAGATGCACTACACAAGCTTTATATAGATAAGAAGATAAAAAAAATTCCTGTAAAATCATTTGTTTCTGCTATAAGTGTTGGAATATATAATGGAGAAAATATATTAGATTTATGTTATGAAGAAGATTCACAAGCTCAGGTTGATATGAATATAGTAATGACGAATAAAGATGAGTTTGTTGAAGTACAAGGAACAGCAGAAGGATTCCCTTTTAAGAAACAACAATTCCATGAACTTTTAGAGCTTGGAGAGATAGGTAATAGAATTTTAATACAAGAACAAAAAAATGCTTTGGGAGATATAACTAAATTAATACTTGGAGATAAAACTGATGTTGTTATAGCTACATCTAACGCTCATAAGCTTGAGGAGATAGGTAAGATATTAAGGGGTTTTAAGGTTAAGATACTATCTATGAAGAGTATGGGACTTGCTGGACTTGAGATAGAGGAAAATGGAACTACATTTGAAGAAAATGCTCTTATTAAAGCTAGAGAAGTTTCTAGAAGAACAGGAAGAATAGCTATTGCAGATGATTCTGGTCTTATAGTAGATGCTATAGGAGGAAAGCCTGGAATATATTCTGCTAGATTTGCAGGAGAGAATGCTACTGATAATGATAACAATGAAAAATTACTAAAAATGATGACTAATGTAAATATGAGTGATAGAACAGCTAGATTTGTATCAGCTATAGCCGTTGTATTTCCAAATGGAGAAGAGTTTACTGTAAGAGGAACTTGCGAGGGTAAAATAGGATTTGAGAGAAAAGGAACTAATGGATTTGGATATGATCCTTTATTTATAGTTAATAGATATGATAAAGCTTTTGGAGAATTACCAGCAGAGATTAAAAATAGTATAAGCCACAGAGCTAATGCATTAGAAAAGATGAAAGAAGAGTTTGGAAAGAGGTTAAAATAA